Proteins encoded by one window of Emticicia oligotrophica DSM 17448:
- a CDS encoding thioredoxin family protein produces the protein MKLLSILLTFILLEGAPQWGSDFDKAKADAIQNHKYIVINFSGSDWCGPCIKLKRDILDSQEFLNYASTNLALVRADFPRLKKNQLDKKQTALNEALAEKYNQEGKFPFTVLVNSEGKVVKEWDGYPAGITTEAFIQEIQSIVNAKK, from the coding sequence ATGAAATTATTAAGCATTCTTCTAACATTTATATTGCTTGAAGGAGCTCCACAGTGGGGAAGTGACTTCGATAAGGCAAAAGCAGATGCTATTCAAAACCACAAATATATTGTAATAAACTTTTCGGGTTCTGATTGGTGTGGACCTTGTATTAAGTTAAAAAGAGATATTCTTGATTCTCAGGAGTTCTTGAACTATGCTTCTACCAATTTGGCACTTGTTCGTGCTGATTTCCCGAGACTCAAAAAAAATCAATTGGATAAGAAGCAAACCGCTTTAAACGAGGCATTAGCAGAAAAATACAATCAAGAAGGTAAATTTCCTTTTACTGTGTTGGTTAATTCAGAAGGAAAGGTCGTGAAAGAATGGGATGGTTACCCAGCAGGAATTACAACTGAAGCATTTATTCAAGAAATTCAGTCGATTGTAAATGCAAAGAAATAA
- a CDS encoding FAD:protein FMN transferase: MQRNNVHHKTLRLMGNRFTITVVEEDAQWAEQQIDEAIAEVSRIEKLLTTFNNDSQTNQINANAGIMPVKVDQEVFDIIQRSLRISVLTDGAFDITYGSIDKRFWNFDRTMTALPDPETAKETIKLINYRNVILDSQNLTVFLKEKGMRIGFGGIGKGYAAERAKQLLIRNGVKSGIINAAGDLTTWGNQPNGKPWIIAVADPDAQNQAFSFLNISDVAVATSGNYEKFVIIDGKKYSHTIDPKTGYPVSGIKSVTIICPNAELADAMATPITVLGVDAGLGLINQMKGIACIIIDDDNQIYTSSNINIL, from the coding sequence ATGCAAAGAAATAATGTTCATCATAAGACGCTCCGCTTGATGGGTAATCGGTTTACGATTACGGTTGTAGAGGAAGATGCTCAATGGGCCGAACAGCAAATTGATGAAGCCATTGCAGAAGTAAGTCGAATTGAAAAACTCTTGACTACCTTCAACAATGATAGCCAAACTAATCAGATTAACGCTAATGCTGGTATTATGCCAGTAAAAGTTGACCAAGAAGTTTTTGATATTATCCAGCGTTCATTGAGAATTTCAGTTTTGACCGATGGAGCTTTTGATATCACCTACGGCTCAATTGATAAAAGATTTTGGAATTTTGATAGAACAATGACTGCTTTACCAGACCCAGAAACTGCCAAAGAAACCATTAAACTCATCAATTACAGGAATGTAATTTTAGATTCTCAAAATCTAACGGTGTTTTTGAAAGAAAAAGGGATGAGAATTGGTTTCGGAGGAATTGGTAAAGGATATGCTGCTGAAAGAGCGAAACAATTGTTGATTCGTAATGGAGTAAAAAGTGGAATTATCAATGCTGCTGGTGATTTAACTACTTGGGGAAATCAACCCAATGGAAAACCTTGGATAATTGCGGTGGCTGACCCCGATGCTCAAAATCAGGCCTTTTCATTTCTTAATATTAGCGATGTGGCAGTTGCTACTTCAGGGAATTATGAAAAGTTTGTGATAATTGATGGGAAAAAGTACTCACATACGATTGACCCAAAGACAGGTTATCCCGTGTCAGGAATAAAAAGTGTGACCATCATTTGCCCAAATGCCGAACTTGCTGATGCTATGGCAACTCCCATAACAGTTCTTGGAGTTGATGCTGGTCTTGGACTTATCAATCAAATGAAAGGGATTGCCTGCATTATTATCGACGACGACAATCAAATATATACATCTTCTAACATTAATATTTTATAA
- a CDS encoding DUF4266 domain-containing protein gives MKSIKILALMVFLLGSMASCVTVKEYQKNRINDSEMELAARKAEKFETSFYLYREGASGANGGKSGGGCGCN, from the coding sequence ATGAAATCAATCAAAATATTAGCACTGATGGTTTTCCTACTTGGGTCTATGGCTTCATGCGTAACAGTAAAAGAATACCAAAAAAATCGAATCAATGATTCTGAAATGGAATTGGCCGCACGCAAAGCAGAAAAATTTGAAACCAGTTTTTATCTTTATCGTGAAGGGGCTTCAGGTGCAAATGGTGGTAAAAGTGGTGGTGGGTGTGGTTGTAATTAA
- a CDS encoding DUF3570 domain-containing protein: protein MKKVTLAIGLYVGILSGARAQYDETKYIFKNRNTETGKSSIPTSSKKYKLSSKPVAESGFRTLKLDEVNFVSAYYNQDGNHSAVTGGIGTEKLIDFANSIDLKLSFTDRKGRKNSIIGEASVDYYSSASSDKIDPRSISSASMTDTHFYPTLSWSRKNDKTHNTVGASFSYSTEWDYQSYGGNLSYSKSSKDNNTELSLKLGAFFDTWSVILPYEVRPDGYGSGAEGDNNIDYKRRNSYNLSIGVSQIINKRLQVMAVVEPSFQEGLLSTPYHRVYFTDGTLKVEKLPGTRAKLPVGLRASYFLGDRFIIRSFYRYYQDNWGMKAHTVSFEVPIKITSFVSVTPHYRFNSQTAVKYFAPINTHKLTESYYTSDFDISDFRSAFWGAGIRIAPPDGVLGIKHWNTAELRYGHYNRSNGMVANIITLSAKFK, encoded by the coding sequence ATGAAAAAAGTAACATTAGCTATTGGTTTGTACGTAGGCATTTTGAGCGGAGCTCGTGCCCAATATGATGAAACTAAATATATTTTTAAGAACAGAAATACTGAAACTGGTAAAAGTTCAATTCCAACTTCGAGTAAAAAATATAAGTTAAGCTCCAAGCCAGTGGCAGAAAGTGGCTTTAGAACTTTAAAACTTGATGAGGTGAACTTTGTTTCGGCTTACTATAATCAAGATGGCAATCACTCGGCTGTTACAGGTGGAATTGGTACAGAAAAATTGATTGACTTTGCCAATTCGATAGATTTGAAATTGTCATTTACAGATAGAAAAGGACGCAAAAATTCAATTATCGGTGAAGCATCCGTTGATTATTACTCATCTGCTTCCTCTGATAAAATTGACCCCCGTTCGATTTCTTCAGCATCAATGACGGATACACACTTTTATCCAACTTTATCTTGGAGTAGAAAAAATGATAAAACCCATAACACAGTTGGGGCAAGTTTTTCGTATTCTACAGAATGGGATTATCAATCTTACGGCGGAAATTTAAGTTATTCGAAATCTTCAAAAGATAATAATACAGAATTAAGCTTAAAATTGGGTGCTTTTTTCGATACATGGTCGGTTATTTTACCTTATGAGGTTAGACCTGATGGTTATGGTTCAGGAGCTGAAGGAGATAATAATATTGATTATAAACGTAGAAATTCATATAATCTCTCTATTGGGGTTTCCCAAATTATCAATAAACGTTTACAGGTAATGGCGGTTGTCGAACCTTCTTTTCAAGAGGGTCTTTTGAGTACGCCATATCACCGAGTGTATTTTACTGATGGAACACTAAAAGTAGAAAAATTACCGGGTACTCGTGCCAAACTCCCTGTTGGTTTACGAGCAAGTTATTTCTTAGGAGATAGATTCATTATTCGTTCTTTCTATCGTTATTATCAAGATAATTGGGGAATGAAAGCTCATACCGTTAGCTTTGAAGTTCCGATAAAAATTACCTCATTTGTTTCTGTTACACCACATTATCGCTTTAATAGTCAAACTGCGGTAAAATATTTTGCTCCAATAAACACGCACAAGTTAACAGAGTCATATTACACTTCCGATTTCGATATTTCTGATTTTAGAAGTGCTTTTTGGGGAGCAGGTATAAGAATTGCTCCGCCAGACGGCGTCTTAGGAATTAAGCATTGGAATACGGCCGAACTTCGCTACGGGCACTATAACCGAAGTAATGGAATGGTGGCAAATATCATTACTTTGAGTGCAAAGTTTAAGTGA
- a CDS encoding LytR/AlgR family response regulator transcription factor, with translation MMLTCIIIEDEPLARNLMEAYVNKAPHLQLLKSFSSSLAALDFLRENAVDILFSDIQMPEITGITLLKILQKKPLVILTTAYSEYAIEGYELEVFDYLLKPISLERFLKAVEKATIRLTAAQPVLQEKVIQEITVNAESSQSFIFVKDGTKLVKVRLNEILYIEGLKDYVSIHVKERDTPKDAPTKKIVTLQTMKSLEGQLPESQFIRIHNSYIIAFDAIDAIDKEKVQIGKAFLPISDTYRKAFKEFIEKKQVS, from the coding sequence ATGATGCTAACTTGCATAATTATAGAAGATGAGCCACTGGCGAGAAATCTAATGGAAGCCTACGTAAATAAAGCTCCTCATCTTCAATTGTTGAAATCATTCTCAAGTTCGTTAGCAGCATTAGATTTTCTTCGCGAGAATGCGGTAGATATTTTATTTTCAGATATTCAAATGCCCGAAATTACTGGTATCACTTTACTGAAAATTCTACAAAAAAAACCACTAGTTATTCTTACAACCGCTTACTCTGAATACGCCATAGAAGGATACGAACTCGAAGTATTCGACTATTTATTGAAACCCATCAGTTTAGAACGATTTTTAAAAGCAGTTGAAAAAGCAACCATTCGTCTAACAGCGGCTCAACCTGTTCTACAAGAGAAAGTTATTCAGGAAATAACGGTAAATGCTGAAAGCAGCCAATCTTTTATATTTGTAAAAGATGGAACTAAATTAGTGAAGGTTCGGCTCAATGAAATACTTTACATTGAAGGTTTAAAAGATTACGTCAGTATTCATGTAAAAGAGCGAGATACTCCCAAAGACGCTCCAACCAAGAAAATTGTCACGCTACAAACAATGAAAAGTTTAGAAGGACAACTTCCCGAAAGCCAGTTTATACGCATACATAACTCCTACATTATTGCTTTTGATGCCATTGATGCCATAGATAAAGAAAAGGTACAAATCGGAAAAGCTTTTTTACCTATAAGCGATACCTACCGCAAAGCATTCAAAGAATTTATTGAGAAGAAACAGGTTTCTTAA
- a CDS encoding sensor histidine kinase, protein MQNLNQRSLLQTNRILLLHLSFWALYYSFFFYQITFSRHGEEPNYLRAFYDATSQIFFMALISYFNYFICLPRFLKYKNLGRYVIEFIIPFAIIIICHIYLKRYIYLEIKEAKGFLYSSKFIIQHAIGAIFIAIFIGMLRFVKDWFELETKKNEIENEKLTAELRFLKAQVNPHFLFNTLNNLYYLAMINSPNTTEVIEKLSQMMRYMLYDSNYPKVSLAKEIEYMKNYISLEKLRLDNQVPINFEIAGNPDEVQIVPLIFITFLENAFKHGVSNSSTNAYVNISINIEGQECIYSVENSKLPANLETTNEKSGIGLQNVSRRLDLSYPNKYDLEVNEDEKNYKIVLKLNLA, encoded by the coding sequence AATCGAATCTTGCTTTTGCATCTTTCTTTCTGGGCATTATATTATTCTTTTTTCTTTTACCAAATTACCTTTAGCCGACACGGTGAAGAACCCAACTACCTACGTGCATTTTATGATGCAACGAGTCAGATATTTTTTATGGCATTGATAAGTTATTTCAACTATTTCATTTGCCTCCCAAGGTTTTTAAAGTATAAGAATTTAGGTAGATACGTTATAGAATTTATAATACCTTTTGCCATCATCATTATTTGTCATATTTATCTCAAAAGATATATTTATCTTGAAATCAAGGAAGCAAAGGGATTTTTATACTCTTCGAAGTTTATTATCCAACACGCCATTGGAGCCATTTTTATTGCCATTTTTATAGGTATGCTTCGATTCGTGAAAGACTGGTTTGAATTAGAAACTAAAAAGAATGAAATAGAAAACGAAAAACTTACTGCTGAGTTAAGATTCTTAAAGGCCCAAGTAAACCCACATTTTTTATTCAATACACTCAATAACCTTTATTATTTAGCGATGATAAATTCGCCAAATACTACTGAAGTAATTGAGAAACTCTCGCAAATGATGCGTTATATGCTTTATGATTCCAATTACCCGAAGGTATCATTAGCTAAGGAAATTGAATACATGAAGAATTATATAAGCCTTGAAAAACTACGATTAGATAATCAAGTGCCTATCAACTTTGAAATTGCAGGAAATCCAGATGAGGTTCAAATTGTGCCACTAATTTTTATTACTTTTCTCGAAAATGCCTTCAAACACGGTGTTAGTAATAGTTCTACTAATGCTTATGTAAACATTTCCATTAATATAGAAGGACAAGAATGTATTTATTCGGTTGAAAACAGTAAATTACCAGCGAATTTGGAGACTACCAACGAAAAATCTGGAATTGGTCTTCAAAATGTAAGCCGACGACTAGACTTAAGTTATCCAAATAAATATGATTTGGAAGTAAATGAAGATGAGAAAAATTATAAAATTGTATTGAAACTAAATTTGGCTTGA